From the genome of Dehalococcoidia bacterium:
CTACCACCCGGGGTTCCGCGACGACATCCCTTACAACGTCGCCATTGTGGAGCTGGACGAGGGGCCTCGCATTACCTCGAACGTCGTCGGCTGCGAGAACCGGGACCTGAAGATCGGCATGAGGCTCGTGGCGGAGTACTTCGACGCCACTCCGGAGGCCACGATCCTGAAGTTTCGCCCCGCCTAGAGGAGGCACACATGGACCTGCGAATGACCGAAGAGCAGAAGATGATCTGCGCCACCATCCGGCGCTTCGTCCGCGAAGAGATCATCCCTCTGGAGGAGACCGAGCTCGACGCCGACGCCTACGAACTGCCCGAGGAGCACGAGGAGCGCCTGCGGCCCATCGCCGAGTCGACGGGCATACCCGGCGCGCAGGGCCTGGACACGAAAACGAGGGTCTTCATGGCGGAGGAGATGTCCCAGCACCGCGCCGGGCTCTACTCGCCCTGCTACGGGCTCTTCCGGGGCGCTGCCGGGACCGGCGAAGGAGGTGGTGGCGGAGGATTCATCGGCCTCACCGAGCCGAGCGGCGGCTCCGACCCCGCGCGCGCCATCCGCACGCGAGCCGTGCGCGACGGCGACGAGTGGGTCATCAACGGCTCCAAGGTCTTCAACTCCGGCGCCGACACGGCCTCCTTTGGCACGATCTACGCGCGCACGGGCGATACGCCTGGCCGCGAGAGCATCAGCGCCTTCCGCGTGCCGACGAACACCCCCGGCTTCGAGGTGCGGCGCCTCATCCACGTCCTGCGCTCCCATTACACGACGGAGCTCTCCTTCACGGACATGCGGGTGCCGGCTTCGGCGATGATCGGCGCCGAGGGCACGGGCTTCGCCAACGCCAATGCCCGGCTCAGCGGCAACCGCATCACCTATGCGGCGAGCTGCACGGGCGTGGCGATCGCGGCACACCGCATGGCCACGGAGTACTCTCGCCAGCGCGTCACCTTTGGCGAGCCGCTCTCCAACCGGCAGGCGATCCAGTGGATGCTCGTCGACAACGAGATCGATATCCGCACGGCGCGCTGGCTATGCCTTTCCGCCGCCGAAAAGGTCGATAACGGCGAACCTTTCCGCTTCGAGGCGGCCATGGCGAAGCTCATCGCGACGGAAGCGGCGGGCCGCGTTGTCGACCGGTCGATGCAGATCCACGGCGGCTACGGTATGACCAAGGACCTGCCCTTCGAGCGCTGGTTCCGGGAGCTGCGCATCCGCCGCATCGGCGAGGGGCCCTCCGAGATACAGCGCATGATCATGGCCCGGGACCTGACCTACGGCTCCGTGCAGCCCGGGAAGTTCGAGCTCGAGCCCTAGCGCATGGCCGGCGTTCTCGATGGCGTCCTCGTCGTCGACCTTAGCGAGGGCATAGCCGGCGGCTACTGCACCAAGCTCCTGGCCGCCCTGGGCGCCGAGGTCATCAAGGTGGAGCGCCCGGGCCTGGGCGACCCGATCCGGAGCATGCCGCCCTTCAAGGACGACATCCCGGACCCTGAGACTTCTGTCGTCCACCTTCACCTCTCGATGGGGAAGAAGAGCATCACGCTCGACCCCTGGCGCGCGACGGGCCTCGACCTGCTGCGGCGCCTCATTGCCACGGCGGACGTGCTCGTAGAGTCCTTCAAGCCGTCCGAGCTGATGCGCCTCGGCATCGGCCATGAACTGCTGGAGCGCGAGCACCCGCGCCTGGTGGTCACGTCAGTCACGCATTTCGGCAAGGACGGGCCGTATGCCGAGTACGAGGGCGGCGAGCTGGTCGACTACTCGTTCGGCGGCTATACGTTCCTGACGGGCCTGCCTGACCGCGAGCCGATCAAGGCCGGAGGCTCGCAGGCGCAGTATCAGGGCGGGCTCCATGCCGCCACGGCGACGATGGCGGCGCTCCTCATGCGCGAGGCCACGGGCATGGGAGACCGCCTCGACGTCTCGATCTCGGAGGCGATCTGCTACGCGCACGCGGGCATGTCCGCATATCTGAACAACGGCCAGATCTACCGGCGTGTGGGCGCGCGCCTGCTGTCCGACCTCCCGACCGCCCCCTATCCTTCGACCATCCTTCCGGCGCGCGATGGCTTCGTGCACGTGCACTGGGCGCCCGCGGACCCTTCCCTCCTCGGCGTCCTCACGGAGACGCCCCGCCTCAGCGAGCCTGAGGTCTGGGAGACCCCGCGTGGCCACGCGGACGAGATCGATGAGCTGGTCTCCGCCTGGCTGAGCCAGCAGGACAAGGCCGAGGCGGTGCGCAAGGCGCAGGAGATACGCCATCCCTTCACGGAGGTGCTCACACCAGCGGATCTCCTCGAGGACCCGCAGTTGCAGGCGCGAGGCTTCCTGCCCGAAGTAGAGCACCCGCTCCTCGGCGCCTTCAGGCACATCGGGCCGGCATTCGTGATGGGTGAAACGCCCTTGCGGGTGGAGCGCGCGCCCCTGCTCGGCGAGCACAACGTCGAAATCTATTGCCAGCGCCTGGGCCTTACCGCCGAGGAGCTCTCCGGGCTCCGCGAAAGAGGGGTTGTCTAGGTGCGCCCCCTTTCCGGCATCCGCATCCTTGACCTGACAATCGTCGTTGCCGGCCCAGTCGGCACCTCGATCCTCGGCAACCTCGGCGCCGAGGTCATCAAGGTCGAGAACACTGTGCAACGCACCCTGACGAGGTCGACGTCGAGCAGGGCGGCGGGGCGTGGCGGCAATTTCATAGACCTGAACCGGGACAAGCTCGGCATCACACTGAACCTCAACGTCCCGCAGGCCCGTGACATCTTCAAGCGCCTGGTCCGGATCAGCGACGTCGTGATCGAGAACTTCAGTCCGCGGGTGATGCGCAACTTCGGCCTCGAGCACGACGACCTCGTAAAGGTGAACCCGGGCATCATCACCGTGTCCATGCCGGCCTTCGGCAAGACCGGGCCATTGCGCGATATGACGTCGTTCGGGCCGGGGATCGACGCGATGAGCGGTCTCTCCCACCTGACCGGCTATCCCGACAGCACGCCGCTCAAGCCCGGAAACTACTACTGCGACTACAACGCCGGCGTGCTCGCCGCTCTCGCGGTCATGGCCGCGGTGTTTCACAAGCGCCGCACTGGCCGCGGTCAGGCGATAGAGGTGGCGATGCGCGACGGCGAGACGCAGCTCGTGGGTGAGTTCATCCTCGATTACGTGCTCAACGGCCGCGTGCAGCAGCGGGCCGCGAACCGCCACCCGAATGTCGCGCCCCATAACGTCTACCGCTGTCGCGGTGAGGACGAGTGGCTCGCGATAGCGGTCGAGACCGACGCCCAGTGGGCCGCGCTCTGCCGGGTGATGACGAGGCCGCAGCTCAGCACCGATCCGTTGTTCGCAACGACGCTCGCCCGCAAGCGCAACGAAGATGCCGTTGACAGAGTAGTCGCCGAATGGGCCGCCGGGCAGGACAAAATCGAGGCCATGCACCTCCTGCAGGCCGAGGGGATCCCGGCGTCCGCGGTGATGACCACGGCTGACATCGCCTCGGACCCGCACTTCCTCGCCCGGGGCGCCTTCCAGGAAGTGCGCATGCCGCGCGGAGATACCTTCCGGCTGCAGCGGGCGGCCTGGACGGCAAGGCGGGCGGACATCCGCATCGGCCCGGGGCCGGAGTACAGCGAGCACACGGAGCAGGTGCTGCGTGACCTGCTGGGCCTCAGCGAAGACGAGATCGCGGCGCTCGCGGAAGCGGGCGCCATAGCACTGCCTGAGAGAGCGGAGGAACGAGTATGACGAACTCCGACCGAAAGCCCTGGGAAATCCGCATGCCGTGGAAGGACTGGAAGGACTTCGAAGGGACGCCCCTCTGGACTCCCGCCGCCGCGAAGCTTTCGGGAAGCAACGGCATCTACGAGCTCGCGGACGAGCGGCAGCGCGTGCTGTACGTGGGCTTTGCAGGCAGCCGCGCCCGCTTCGGCCTGCGGGGGAAGCTCATCGACCACTTCTCGGAGCGCGAACCGAACCCCGAGATCAGGGGCCGCGCGCGCTTCTTCCGCTACGAGGTCACATCCGCCTACCTGAGCCGATGGGTCGAAGTCGTGGCGCGGCACAACCAGTCGGGAGCTATACCGCCGGGAAACCGCTGGGCGAAGGAGTACCCGCGCAGCATGCCCTACTTCGGCCCCGCCTCGGTGCCGGCCCCGTCCACCGTAGCGCCCTCTGTCACCGAACGGGCGGGCGCCGAAAGCCTCGGCACACGCTAGGCGGGCCGGCGGCCCTCGACAGGGCGGCCGGGAGCGGCCCGCGGCTGCCGGCGACGGCCCGGCGCCGCCTACGAGTTCGTGAACACGGGCTTCCGGCGCTCGGCAAAGGCCTTCGGCCCCTCGATCGAGTCCTGCATGCCGCGCAGGTTTT
Proteins encoded in this window:
- a CDS encoding acyl-CoA dehydrogenase family protein, producing MDLRMTEEQKMICATIRRFVREEIIPLEETELDADAYELPEEHEERLRPIAESTGIPGAQGLDTKTRVFMAEEMSQHRAGLYSPCYGLFRGAAGTGEGGGGGGFIGLTEPSGGSDPARAIRTRAVRDGDEWVINGSKVFNSGADTASFGTIYARTGDTPGRESISAFRVPTNTPGFEVRRLIHVLRSHYTTELSFTDMRVPASAMIGAEGTGFANANARLSGNRITYAASCTGVAIAAHRMATEYSRQRVTFGEPLSNRQAIQWMLVDNEIDIRTARWLCLSAAEKVDNGEPFRFEAAMAKLIATEAAGRVVDRSMQIHGGYGMTKDLPFERWFRELRIRRIGEGPSEIQRMIMARDLTYGSVQPGKFELEP
- a CDS encoding CoA transferase — translated: MAGVLDGVLVVDLSEGIAGGYCTKLLAALGAEVIKVERPGLGDPIRSMPPFKDDIPDPETSVVHLHLSMGKKSITLDPWRATGLDLLRRLIATADVLVESFKPSELMRLGIGHELLEREHPRLVVTSVTHFGKDGPYAEYEGGELVDYSFGGYTFLTGLPDREPIKAGGSQAQYQGGLHAATATMAALLMREATGMGDRLDVSISEAICYAHAGMSAYLNNGQIYRRVGARLLSDLPTAPYPSTILPARDGFVHVHWAPADPSLLGVLTETPRLSEPEVWETPRGHADEIDELVSAWLSQQDKAEAVRKAQEIRHPFTEVLTPADLLEDPQLQARGFLPEVEHPLLGAFRHIGPAFVMGETPLRVERAPLLGEHNVEIYCQRLGLTAEELSGLRERGVV
- a CDS encoding CoA transferase — its product is MRPLSGIRILDLTIVVAGPVGTSILGNLGAEVIKVENTVQRTLTRSTSSRAAGRGGNFIDLNRDKLGITLNLNVPQARDIFKRLVRISDVVIENFSPRVMRNFGLEHDDLVKVNPGIITVSMPAFGKTGPLRDMTSFGPGIDAMSGLSHLTGYPDSTPLKPGNYYCDYNAGVLAALAVMAAVFHKRRTGRGQAIEVAMRDGETQLVGEFILDYVLNGRVQQRAANRHPNVAPHNVYRCRGEDEWLAIAVETDAQWAALCRVMTRPQLSTDPLFATTLARKRNEDAVDRVVAEWAAGQDKIEAMHLLQAEGIPASAVMTTADIASDPHFLARGAFQEVRMPRGDTFRLQRAAWTARRADIRIGPGPEYSEHTEQVLRDLLGLSEDEIAALAEAGAIALPERAEERV